In Apostichopus japonicus isolate 1M-3 chromosome 3, ASM3797524v1, whole genome shotgun sequence, a single genomic region encodes these proteins:
- the LOC139961328 gene encoding apicoplast pyruvate carrier 1-like isoform X3 yields MILGGFLDKHLSLRCMVTLACFNLILGYFVTAFCLNVHFLLVGLTCGIVGGCSIGLTFNCIGLNAAQWFPTHSATASAISTLGIALGPLVFSPIQTFLINPNNLLANLSQHNGAEVYFGQEEVISRVPSSYIIVAIILAIFSICGISMLYDHQKESLLDELSMSETMSEPLMPKEPAEDLPSESSVDTRCDTLIIISSKTFWLLSTWAFFVNQYPLFMMMNFKTYGETFMHDDSALTYIGSTSSISGALGRVFFGFLLDRTSFKFTSFWLALSQVISMLLIGLSLFHQLMFVYAVLVHVAVANLNGAVIVIQNMTWRVFGETNKGLSVGLVNIAYSCSVVTCGIVGAQVIQFWSWAGVFLTFSVSPILAFLTVLFTDTREDIKGPM; encoded by the exons ATGATACTCGGTGGATTTCTGGATAAACATTTAAGCTTGAGGTGTATGGTCACATTGGCATGTTTTAACTTGAT ACTAGGATATTTCGTAACGgcattttgtttaaatgtaCACTTCCTATTAGTCGGGCTGACATGTGGAATCGTCGGCGGATGTTCCATAGGATTAACGTTTAATTGCATCGGATTAAATGCAGCCCAG TGGTTTCCTACCCATAGTGCGACAGCGTCCGCGATTTCAACGTTGGGCATTGCTCTCGGACCGTTAGTTTTCTCTCCGATACAGACGTTCCTTATCAACCCAAATAATTTGTTGGCGAATTTATCGCAGCATAACGGTGCTGAAGT ATATTTTGGCCAAGAAGAAGTTATCTCTCGCGTGCCGTCTTCCTATATTATTGTTGCCATCATACTTGCTATTTTCTCTATTTGTGGCATCTCGATGCTCTATGATCATCAGAAAGAG AGTTTATTGGATGAGTTGTCAATGTCTGAAACGATGTCAGAACCTTTGATGCCAAAGGAACCAGCAGAGGATTTGCCATCAGAGTCTTCGGTAGACACGAGATGCGACACATTAATAATCATATCCTCCAAGACATTTTGGTTACTGTCTACATGGGCTTTCTTCGTCAATCAATATCCGCTGTTCATGATGATGAACTTCAAG ACTTATGGAGAGACATTCATGCACGACGATTCGGCTTTAACTTACATTGGTTCCACATCATCAATATCCGGTGCTCTTGGAAGggttttctttggttttctaCTCGATAGGACATCATTTAAG TTTACGTCTTTCTGGCTGGCTCTGTCCCAGGTCATTAGCATGTTGCTAATCGGGTTAAGTCTTTTCCACCAATTAATGTTCGTGTATGCAGTCTTGGTTCATGTGGCAGTGGCGAATCTGAATGGAGCAGTTATTGTGATTCAAAATATGACCTGGAG AGTTTTCGGTGAAACAAACAAGGGTTTGTCTGTAGGCTTGGTTAACATTGCTTACTCCTGCAGCGTTGTGACTTGTGGTATTGTCGGCGCTCAAGTCATTCAATTCTGGAGCTGGGCCGGAGTATTTTTAACTTTCTCAGTTTCTCCAATTTTAG CATTTTTAACAGTCCTATTCACGGATACCAGGGAAGACATCAAGGGACCGATGTAA
- the LOC139961328 gene encoding apicoplast pyruvate carrier 1-like isoform X2, with protein sequence MRRGHFKKYQSVYILTLTAETPFMILGGFLDKHLSLRCMVTLACFNLILGYFVTAFCLNVHFLLVGLTCGIVGGCSIGLTFNCIGLNAAQWFPTHSATASAISTLGIALGPLVFSPIQTFLINPNNLLANLSQHNGAEVYFGQEEVISRVPSSYIIVAIILAIFSICGISMLYDHQKESLLDELSMSETMSEPLMPKEPAEDLPSESSVDTRCDTLIIISSKTFWLLSTWAFFVNQYPLFMMMNFKTYGETFMHDDSALTYIGSTSSISGALGRVFFGFLLDRTSFKFTSFWLALSQVISMLLIGLSLFHQLMFVYAVLVHVAVANLNGAVIVIQNMTWRVFGETNKGLSVGLVNIAYSCSVVTCGIVGAQVIQFWSWAGVFLTFSVSPILAFLTVLFTDTREDIKGPM encoded by the exons aAATACCAGTCAGTTTATATCTTAACCTTAACCGCCGAAACACCCTTCATGATACTCGGTGGATTTCTGGATAAACATTTAAGCTTGAGGTGTATGGTCACATTGGCATGTTTTAACTTGAT ACTAGGATATTTCGTAACGgcattttgtttaaatgtaCACTTCCTATTAGTCGGGCTGACATGTGGAATCGTCGGCGGATGTTCCATAGGATTAACGTTTAATTGCATCGGATTAAATGCAGCCCAG TGGTTTCCTACCCATAGTGCGACAGCGTCCGCGATTTCAACGTTGGGCATTGCTCTCGGACCGTTAGTTTTCTCTCCGATACAGACGTTCCTTATCAACCCAAATAATTTGTTGGCGAATTTATCGCAGCATAACGGTGCTGAAGT ATATTTTGGCCAAGAAGAAGTTATCTCTCGCGTGCCGTCTTCCTATATTATTGTTGCCATCATACTTGCTATTTTCTCTATTTGTGGCATCTCGATGCTCTATGATCATCAGAAAGAG AGTTTATTGGATGAGTTGTCAATGTCTGAAACGATGTCAGAACCTTTGATGCCAAAGGAACCAGCAGAGGATTTGCCATCAGAGTCTTCGGTAGACACGAGATGCGACACATTAATAATCATATCCTCCAAGACATTTTGGTTACTGTCTACATGGGCTTTCTTCGTCAATCAATATCCGCTGTTCATGATGATGAACTTCAAG ACTTATGGAGAGACATTCATGCACGACGATTCGGCTTTAACTTACATTGGTTCCACATCATCAATATCCGGTGCTCTTGGAAGggttttctttggttttctaCTCGATAGGACATCATTTAAG TTTACGTCTTTCTGGCTGGCTCTGTCCCAGGTCATTAGCATGTTGCTAATCGGGTTAAGTCTTTTCCACCAATTAATGTTCGTGTATGCAGTCTTGGTTCATGTGGCAGTGGCGAATCTGAATGGAGCAGTTATTGTGATTCAAAATATGACCTGGAG AGTTTTCGGTGAAACAAACAAGGGTTTGTCTGTAGGCTTGGTTAACATTGCTTACTCCTGCAGCGTTGTGACTTGTGGTATTGTCGGCGCTCAAGTCATTCAATTCTGGAGCTGGGCCGGAGTATTTTTAACTTTCTCAGTTTCTCCAATTTTAG CATTTTTAACAGTCCTATTCACGGATACCAGGGAAGACATCAAGGGACCGATGTAA
- the LOC139961328 gene encoding apicoplast pyruvate carrier 1-like isoform X4: protein MCQAEVRLGYFVTAFCLNVHFLLVGLTCGIVGGCSIGLTFNCIGLNAAQWFPTHSATASAISTLGIALGPLVFSPIQTFLINPNNLLANLSQHNGAEVYFGQEEVISRVPSSYIIVAIILAIFSICGISMLYDHQKESLLDELSMSETMSEPLMPKEPAEDLPSESSVDTRCDTLIIISSKTFWLLSTWAFFVNQYPLFMMMNFKTYGETFMHDDSALTYIGSTSSISGALGRVFFGFLLDRTSFKFTSFWLALSQVISMLLIGLSLFHQLMFVYAVLVHVAVANLNGAVIVIQNMTWRVFGETNKGLSVGLVNIAYSCSVVTCGIVGAQVIQFWSWAGVFLTFSVSPILAFLTVLFTDTREDIKGPM from the exons ACTAGGATATTTCGTAACGgcattttgtttaaatgtaCACTTCCTATTAGTCGGGCTGACATGTGGAATCGTCGGCGGATGTTCCATAGGATTAACGTTTAATTGCATCGGATTAAATGCAGCCCAG TGGTTTCCTACCCATAGTGCGACAGCGTCCGCGATTTCAACGTTGGGCATTGCTCTCGGACCGTTAGTTTTCTCTCCGATACAGACGTTCCTTATCAACCCAAATAATTTGTTGGCGAATTTATCGCAGCATAACGGTGCTGAAGT ATATTTTGGCCAAGAAGAAGTTATCTCTCGCGTGCCGTCTTCCTATATTATTGTTGCCATCATACTTGCTATTTTCTCTATTTGTGGCATCTCGATGCTCTATGATCATCAGAAAGAG AGTTTATTGGATGAGTTGTCAATGTCTGAAACGATGTCAGAACCTTTGATGCCAAAGGAACCAGCAGAGGATTTGCCATCAGAGTCTTCGGTAGACACGAGATGCGACACATTAATAATCATATCCTCCAAGACATTTTGGTTACTGTCTACATGGGCTTTCTTCGTCAATCAATATCCGCTGTTCATGATGATGAACTTCAAG ACTTATGGAGAGACATTCATGCACGACGATTCGGCTTTAACTTACATTGGTTCCACATCATCAATATCCGGTGCTCTTGGAAGggttttctttggttttctaCTCGATAGGACATCATTTAAG TTTACGTCTTTCTGGCTGGCTCTGTCCCAGGTCATTAGCATGTTGCTAATCGGGTTAAGTCTTTTCCACCAATTAATGTTCGTGTATGCAGTCTTGGTTCATGTGGCAGTGGCGAATCTGAATGGAGCAGTTATTGTGATTCAAAATATGACCTGGAG AGTTTTCGGTGAAACAAACAAGGGTTTGTCTGTAGGCTTGGTTAACATTGCTTACTCCTGCAGCGTTGTGACTTGTGGTATTGTCGGCGCTCAAGTCATTCAATTCTGGAGCTGGGCCGGAGTATTTTTAACTTTCTCAGTTTCTCCAATTTTAG CATTTTTAACAGTCCTATTCACGGATACCAGGGAAGACATCAAGGGACCGATGTAA
- the LOC139961328 gene encoding apicoplast pyruvate carrier 1-like isoform X1 — protein MKSLFKAVAALIGGMLATLAVGSYQSFGNMAPYTVSYIRAHGRPSDLTYMKYQSVYILTLTAETPFMILGGFLDKHLSLRCMVTLACFNLILGYFVTAFCLNVHFLLVGLTCGIVGGCSIGLTFNCIGLNAAQWFPTHSATASAISTLGIALGPLVFSPIQTFLINPNNLLANLSQHNGAEVYFGQEEVISRVPSSYIIVAIILAIFSICGISMLYDHQKESLLDELSMSETMSEPLMPKEPAEDLPSESSVDTRCDTLIIISSKTFWLLSTWAFFVNQYPLFMMMNFKTYGETFMHDDSALTYIGSTSSISGALGRVFFGFLLDRTSFKFTSFWLALSQVISMLLIGLSLFHQLMFVYAVLVHVAVANLNGAVIVIQNMTWRVFGETNKGLSVGLVNIAYSCSVVTCGIVGAQVIQFWSWAGVFLTFSVSPILAFLTVLFTDTREDIKGPM, from the exons ATGAAGTCTTTGTTTAAGGCTGTTGCAGCATTAATTGGCGGAATGCTTGCAACACTTGCGGTTGGAAGCTATCAAAGCTTCG GCAACATGGCACCTTACACAGTCTCGTACATCCGAGCCCATGGCAGACCAAGTGACCTCACGTATATG aAATACCAGTCAGTTTATATCTTAACCTTAACCGCCGAAACACCCTTCATGATACTCGGTGGATTTCTGGATAAACATTTAAGCTTGAGGTGTATGGTCACATTGGCATGTTTTAACTTGAT ACTAGGATATTTCGTAACGgcattttgtttaaatgtaCACTTCCTATTAGTCGGGCTGACATGTGGAATCGTCGGCGGATGTTCCATAGGATTAACGTTTAATTGCATCGGATTAAATGCAGCCCAG TGGTTTCCTACCCATAGTGCGACAGCGTCCGCGATTTCAACGTTGGGCATTGCTCTCGGACCGTTAGTTTTCTCTCCGATACAGACGTTCCTTATCAACCCAAATAATTTGTTGGCGAATTTATCGCAGCATAACGGTGCTGAAGT ATATTTTGGCCAAGAAGAAGTTATCTCTCGCGTGCCGTCTTCCTATATTATTGTTGCCATCATACTTGCTATTTTCTCTATTTGTGGCATCTCGATGCTCTATGATCATCAGAAAGAG AGTTTATTGGATGAGTTGTCAATGTCTGAAACGATGTCAGAACCTTTGATGCCAAAGGAACCAGCAGAGGATTTGCCATCAGAGTCTTCGGTAGACACGAGATGCGACACATTAATAATCATATCCTCCAAGACATTTTGGTTACTGTCTACATGGGCTTTCTTCGTCAATCAATATCCGCTGTTCATGATGATGAACTTCAAG ACTTATGGAGAGACATTCATGCACGACGATTCGGCTTTAACTTACATTGGTTCCACATCATCAATATCCGGTGCTCTTGGAAGggttttctttggttttctaCTCGATAGGACATCATTTAAG TTTACGTCTTTCTGGCTGGCTCTGTCCCAGGTCATTAGCATGTTGCTAATCGGGTTAAGTCTTTTCCACCAATTAATGTTCGTGTATGCAGTCTTGGTTCATGTGGCAGTGGCGAATCTGAATGGAGCAGTTATTGTGATTCAAAATATGACCTGGAG AGTTTTCGGTGAAACAAACAAGGGTTTGTCTGTAGGCTTGGTTAACATTGCTTACTCCTGCAGCGTTGTGACTTGTGGTATTGTCGGCGCTCAAGTCATTCAATTCTGGAGCTGGGCCGGAGTATTTTTAACTTTCTCAGTTTCTCCAATTTTAG CATTTTTAACAGTCCTATTCACGGATACCAGGGAAGACATCAAGGGACCGATGTAA